GACTTCTGGGAAGAAACACAATTTCTCGAACGCTTTCTTGAAGACGACATGCAGGCCCGCAATCAGGCCTCCATGCAGTATGAGCGCCTTATCCTTCAGGAGCTGCAGCTGCGCTCCTGCAGGCGATGCGTCTCCGAACGCAGAGCGTAACTCCGACACATCCGGCAAGGCGGCCCCAGCGGGCCGCCTTTTTTATTGCCCAATATTGCCCACTACCAACAAACAAGGGCTCCCGATGTGCACCGGGAGCCCTTGCTTCATTCAATTATCAGATACGCTACTTGGGATCGGGACGCCCCACGCAGAAGTAGGCAAAACCAAGTTCAGCCATCATGCTCGGCGGGTACAGGTTACGACCGTCGAACAGAATGGGAGCGGACAGAGAGGCCTTTATGCGGTCGAAATCCGGGGTACGGAACTGGTTCCACTCGGTTACAACCAGCAGCGCCTGCGCACCTTCCACAGCCTCGTACTGCTTGTCCACGATTTCCACCAGCGGATCGTTTTCAAACAGAGGCTTCACCTTTTCGCCTGCAACGGGGTCAAAGGCACGGATGCGCATACCCTTTGCAGTGAGTTCCTTGATCATGGCAAGCGAAGCTGCCTCGCGGGTATCGTCGGTGTTGGCCTTGAATGCAATGCCCCATATGGCGAGGGTCTTGCCGGCCACTCCACCCTGCGGTTCAAAGTAGTCGAGAATGCGTTCGGCCATGCGAAGCTTCTGACGATCGTTCACGTTATCCACGGATTCGAGCAACTCGGGACGGAAATCATACTCATGCGCTGTGTTGATGAGCGCCTTCACGTCCTTGGGGAAGCAGGAACCGCCGTAGCCTACGCCGGGGTAGATGAAGTGATAGCCGATGCGATGGTCGGAACCGATGCCAATGCGCACATCACGCACGTCAGCCCCCACACGTTCGCAAATATTAGCCACTTCGTTGATAAAGGAAATCTTGGTGGCGAGCATGCAGTTGGCAGCGTACTTGGTCATTTCCGCGCTACGCACACCCATGACAATCATCTTCTCGCGGCTGCGGGCAAAGGGAGCGTAAAGAGTGCGCAGGTATTCAGCAGACTTCTCGCTTTCCGTACCCACCACCACGCGGTCGGGCTTCATGAAGTCGTTGACTGCGTCGCCTTCCTTGAGGAATTCGGGGTTGGAAACCACGTCGAATTCAATATCAACACCACGTTTTGCAAGCTCATCGCTGATGATACCGCGCACACGGTCCGCAGTGCCAACCGGCACAGTGGACTTGTCCACAACGATGACAGGTTTGTGCATGTGCTGACCGATTTCGCGGGCCACCTGCTCAACATAGCAAAGATCGCAGGAGCCATCGGGACGGGAAGGAGTTCCCACGGTTATGAAAACGAACTGCGCCCGTTCCATACCTTCTGCAAGGCTGGTGGTAAATATGAGATTACCTTCGGCGTAATTGCGGCGCACCAGCTCCTCAAGACCGGGCTCGTAAATATGCACCTTGCCGGCCTGAAGCGTTTTCACCACATCGGGATTCACATCCACGCAGGTGACGGTATTTCCCATTTCAGCAAAGCATGCGGCGCTGACAAGACCAACATAACCGGTTCCGACTATACAAACATTCATTATATACCTCTGCTATATGAAGCGAATGACCATTCTTACAATACCCGAAGCATTTACCCTCTGAGCCTCTTTTCGTCAACAAGGTGCAATCCCCCTGTAAACCTTGACTGAATAGTACCATCCCGTACATTTAAGCTTGACTTTGGGATGTGCCCTCACGATCATAAGCAATCAAAATTTGAGGAGGCTTCCATGCCCGTTCTAGTAGTCAACGTCGACCATGTGGCCACGCTCCGCCAGCAACGCAGGGGCATTGAACCCGAGCCGGCAACTGCAGCGCATCTGGCAGAACTTGCCGGTGCACGCGGCATTATTGTTCATCTGCGTGAAGACCGCAGGCACATCATCGACCGCGACGTCAAACTGCTCGCCAGCTGCCTTAACACCCGGATGCACCTTGAAATGGCTGCCACCCGGGAAATGCAGGGCATTGCACAGGAAACGAACCCCTACATGGTCTGCCTTGTGCCCGAAAAACGCGAAGAGCTCACCACCGAAGGCGGACTTGCCGTTGCCGGCAGAGTTGAACACCTGCGTGACTACCTTGCTCCCATTCATGCCAAGGGCATCAAATCCAGCTTGTTCATTGAAGCAGACGTGACACAGATTGATGCCGCAAAAGCCGTTGGCAGCGAGTTCATCGAAATCCACACCGGCCACTTTGCCGATGCGAAAACGCCTGAAGCCCAGCAGAAGGAATTCGAGAAGATCGTGCGCGGCATCGAATATGCCCGCTCCATTGATCTGCGCGTGAACCTTGGTCACGGCCTCAACTACACGAACATTTTCATGTTCAAGGACGTTCCCGGCATTGATGAATATTCCATCGGTCATTCCATCATTTCCCGTGCCGTGCTGGTGGGCATGGACCGCGCCGTCCGCGACATGGTGGAAATCATCCGCACCTTTGCGGAATAGCCGCACCACAGCCACGGAGAAAAGTACGTGATTACAGGGCTGGGACTGGATGTCTGTGAACTGGACAGAATAGAACGCTCATGGAAGCGGTTCGGCGAAAAGTTCGCAGCGCGCATTCTGCATCCGAATGAACTGGCCCTGCTTCCTTCCTCTCCCGTGGCCTACCTCGCTTCACGGTTCGCTGCCAAAGAGGCTGCGGTTAAAGCGCTTGGAACCGGCTTTACCGGTGGCATATGGTTTACACAAATAGAAGTAGCCAAAGAAGCATCGGGCAAACCGACACTGAAGCTGCACGGCAAGGCCGCAGACAAGGCCCGTGAACTGGGCGCAACCACCCTGCACATATCCCTGACCCACGGCAAAGGCGTTGCCTCTGCCGTTGTCATTCTGGAATCCTGATCCGCCGGACTCCCGAAACGGGAGAAACGGAGGCCCCACATGGAACCGACACTCTTTTCCCCTCTGCCCTCTCCGGCTGAAATGGCCGAATGGGACCGCGCATCCATCCGCGAATTCGGCATCCGCGAAGAGATACTCATGGAAAATGCCAGCCGCGAAGCCCTGCATGTTCTGCACAAGGAGTTTGGCTCCTGTGCAGACAAAAGCGTACTGCTGTTCATGGGCAGCGGCAACAACGGGGCAGACGCTGCGGCACTGGGCAGACACCTGCATGATGCGGGCGCTCGCGTTCTGGTGCTGCATACCCGTCCGCTGGGTACCAGTAAGAGAGCGGCCGGATACCATGTACGACTGGCACGCAAAACCGGTGTGCAGTTCATGCTGCTGCGCCAGCACACCCTGAGCACCCTCCCCGAACCGTGGCAACACCCCGACTGTATTATTGACGGCCTTCTCGGCACCGGATTCAGAGGAGCGCTCAGGCCGGACACCCTCGCGCTGGTGCATTGGATCAATGAGCAGAGGTCCCGCAGTTTCATTTTCGCCCTCGACATTCCTTCCGGCCTTGACGGTCTGACAGGCAATGCATCTCCCGTGGCAGTGCGTGCCCACGCCACAGTGACCTTCGAGGCAGCCAAGACCGGCCTGCACATGCCCGGAGCCATGGCTTTCACCGGCAGACTGCACGCCCGCCCCATAGGCATTCCCAAAGCCGTTCGTGAAGCACATCCCGCCTCATGCGAACTGCTTGATACATCCGTAGCCACACTGCTGCCCGTGCAGCTGGGAGACATGCACAAAGGTACCTCCGGCCACGTGCTCATTCTGGGAGGCTCGCGGGGCATGACAGGAGCACCGGTTCTGGCAGCGCAAGGTGCCATGCGCGGTGGCGCAGGCTATGTACGCATTGCGGCCCCAAGACAGCTTCTGGCAGATATGACATCGGGCTTGCCCGATGTGCTGACATCTCCTCTCGGTTCCGGTGACACGTGGGACGACATTTCGAACGAATCTCTGGCCGACGCACTGCAACGTGCCACAGTGCTGGTCACCGGCCCCGGCATGGGGCGCTCCGCGGGAGCGCTTGCAACGCTGACAACGCTGCTCACCCTGCCCGGACGCCCCCCCATGGTGCTGGATGCCGACGCCCTTTACCTGCTTGCTCAGCACCCCGCCCTGAAGGATCATCTCAGAAAAGACGACATTCTCACCCCGCATCCAGGTGAGGCCGCCCTGCTGGCCGGAACCTCCATCGCGGAAGTTCAGTCGGACAGACTAGCCACAGCCCGTCGTTTTGCGCTAGAATATCCCTGTATCGTCATATTGAAAGGTGCAGGCACTCTGATCAGCTGCCCCAATGTGCCGCTGGTCCTTTCACCCTTTGCCGTACCACAGCTTGCCGTTGCCGGTTCAGGCGACGTACTGGCCGGATTGCTGGCAAGCCTGCTGGCCCAGGGGTTGAATACAAGAGATGCAGCCTGCCTAGGAGTGTATCTGCACGGGTTGGCCGGATATCTTCTGCAAACGGAATTTCCCTGTCGCGGCAACACGGCACAAGATATTGCCGCCGCGCTCATCGCTGCAAAAAAGGAGCTCGCCACATGCTTACCGCCCGCGATATAATGTCCAGTAAGGTTGTATCCGTAACTCCTGATACCGACATCCCCACTGCCGCCCGCCTGATGGTGGACAACAAGTACAACGGCCTGCCCGTGGTTTCCAAGGACGGCACGCTTGTGGGCATCATCTGCCAGAGCGATCTCATCAGCCAGCAGAAGAAACTGAACGTACCCACACTGTTCACGGTACTCGACGGCATCATTCCCATGCGCTCCATGTCTGATCTAGACGCGGAAATGCGCAAGATAGCCGCAAGCAAGGTATCGGAAGCCATGACGGCAGCCCCGACAACCGTACGTCCCTCGACTCCTATTGACGAGATAGCCTCTCTCATGGTGGACAACCAGTATCACTCCCTGCCTGTCGTCGAAGACGGACAGGTGGTCGGCATTATCGGCAAAGAAGACATCCTTAAAACCCTCATCCCCGGATAACAGGCTACCGTGCATCTGAAGCTACTTGATTCCGATACAACCGAATATCTGGGACGGGCCGTAGCCACTGCCTTGCAGAAGACTGGCACGGCCTGTCCCATTCTCTTTCAGGGACCGCTCGGCAGCGGCAA
This region of Desulfovibrio subterraneus genomic DNA includes:
- a CDS encoding UDP-glucose dehydrogenase family protein, giving the protein MNVCIVGTGYVGLVSAACFAEMGNTVTCVDVNPDVVKTLQAGKVHIYEPGLEELVRRNYAEGNLIFTTSLAEGMERAQFVFITVGTPSRPDGSCDLCYVEQVAREIGQHMHKPVIVVDKSTVPVGTADRVRGIISDELAKRGVDIEFDVVSNPEFLKEGDAVNDFMKPDRVVVGTESEKSAEYLRTLYAPFARSREKMIVMGVRSAEMTKYAANCMLATKISFINEVANICERVGADVRDVRIGIGSDHRIGYHFIYPGVGYGGSCFPKDVKALINTAHEYDFRPELLESVDNVNDRQKLRMAERILDYFEPQGGVAGKTLAIWGIAFKANTDDTREAASLAMIKELTAKGMRIRAFDPVAGEKVKPLFENDPLVEIVDKQYEAVEGAQALLVVTEWNQFRTPDFDRIKASLSAPILFDGRNLYPPSMMAELGFAYFCVGRPDPK
- a CDS encoding pyridoxine 5'-phosphate synthase → MPVLVVNVDHVATLRQQRRGIEPEPATAAHLAELAGARGIIVHLREDRRHIIDRDVKLLASCLNTRMHLEMAATREMQGIAQETNPYMVCLVPEKREELTTEGGLAVAGRVEHLRDYLAPIHAKGIKSSLFIEADVTQIDAAKAVGSEFIEIHTGHFADAKTPEAQQKEFEKIVRGIEYARSIDLRVNLGHGLNYTNIFMFKDVPGIDEYSIGHSIISRAVLVGMDRAVRDMVEIIRTFAE
- a CDS encoding holo-[acyl-carrier-protein] synthase, which gives rise to MITGLGLDVCELDRIERSWKRFGEKFAARILHPNELALLPSSPVAYLASRFAAKEAAVKALGTGFTGGIWFTQIEVAKEASGKPTLKLHGKAADKARELGATTLHISLTHGKGVASAVVILES
- a CDS encoding NAD(P)H-hydrate dehydratase, whose product is MEPTLFSPLPSPAEMAEWDRASIREFGIREEILMENASREALHVLHKEFGSCADKSVLLFMGSGNNGADAAALGRHLHDAGARVLVLHTRPLGTSKRAAGYHVRLARKTGVQFMLLRQHTLSTLPEPWQHPDCIIDGLLGTGFRGALRPDTLALVHWINEQRSRSFIFALDIPSGLDGLTGNASPVAVRAHATVTFEAAKTGLHMPGAMAFTGRLHARPIGIPKAVREAHPASCELLDTSVATLLPVQLGDMHKGTSGHVLILGGSRGMTGAPVLAAQGAMRGGAGYVRIAAPRQLLADMTSGLPDVLTSPLGSGDTWDDISNESLADALQRATVLVTGPGMGRSAGALATLTTLLTLPGRPPMVLDADALYLLAQHPALKDHLRKDDILTPHPGEAALLAGTSIAEVQSDRLATARRFALEYPCIVILKGAGTLISCPNVPLVLSPFAVPQLAVAGSGDVLAGLLASLLAQGLNTRDAACLGVYLHGLAGYLLQTEFPCRGNTAQDIAAALIAAKKELATCLPPAI
- a CDS encoding CBS domain-containing protein, which encodes MLTARDIMSSKVVSVTPDTDIPTAARLMVDNKYNGLPVVSKDGTLVGIICQSDLISQQKKLNVPTLFTVLDGIIPMRSMSDLDAEMRKIAASKVSEAMTAAPTTVRPSTPIDEIASLMVDNQYHSLPVVEDGQVVGIIGKEDILKTLIPG